The Arachis hypogaea cultivar Tifrunner chromosome 14, arahy.Tifrunner.gnm2.J5K5, whole genome shotgun sequence genome has a segment encoding these proteins:
- the LOC112744468 gene encoding WRKY transcription factor 72A, with product MEEKRVSSISFEDSVTKGEVKEENGRLKMITERVEENYHSLQLQFFDILTKKAFKEVVSDSATNTIGDETEEEHELVSLCLGRNPSKHNKDVARIGNNSKNKVNKENEEFEKPCLTLGLDSKCVLPKESAEETLSSITQKHQVKVKNSSNDGSSDQMPAKRARVSVRARCDSPTMNDGCQWRKYGQKIAKGNPCPRAYYRCTVAPACPVRKQVQRCAEDLSILITTYEGTHNHPLPFSASAIASTTSAAASMLISGSSESHNSSFFKNVSTLHTGVCLGQQFDQSRATKNVFLPNNNVTLDLTSSASNTLLPSNTSSANLFTMPIPFVEKTHIIRPVMLRNSSSWGKHFYEECMRNRTLHPPKDAFLAETITKAMKTDPSLHSVIAAAVSSIVGQQGYSASCNNQEGSEILIPSTQLGSSIPFNQSNKGYIEIEGYFKRLLSSSSGAGDMLP from the exons ATGGAAGAGAAGAGAGTAAGTTCCATTAGTTTTGAAGATTCTGTTACAAAG GGTGAGGTGAAAGAAGAAAATGGTAGGTTGAAGATGATCAcagaaagagtagaagagaattatCACTCTCTTCAACTCCAATTCTTTGATATCCTTACAAAAAAAGCATTCAAAGAAGTTGTGAGTGATTCAGCTACTAACACAATTGGTGATGAAACTGAAGAGGAGCATGAACTTGTTTCACTTTGCCTTGGAAGGAATCCAAGTAAGCATAACAAAGATGTTGCAAGAATTGGAAACAACTCCAAAAACAAGGTTaataaagaaaatgaagagtttGAAAAACCATGTTTAACTCTTGGATTAGACTCTAAATGTGTGCTGCCAAAGGAATCGGCAGAGGAAACTTTGTCATCAATAACACAGAAACATCAAGTGAAAGTGAAAAATAGTTCAAATGATGGAAGTTCAGATCAAATGCCTGCTAAGAGAGCCAGAGTTTCTGTTAGAGCTAGATGTGATTCTCCTACG ATGAATGATGGATGCCAATGGAGAAAATATGGACAGAAAATAGCAAAAGGAAATCCATGTCCACGAGCATACTATCGTTGCACGGTCGCACCGGCATGTCCGGTTAGGAAACAG GTGCAAAGATGTGCTGAAGACTTGTCCATCTTGATCACAACATACGAAGGAACACATAACCATCCACTTCCATTTTCAGCATCAGCCATAGCTTCCACAACTTCTGCTGCAGCTTCCATGCTTATTTCAGGTTCTTCAGAGAGTCACAAttcttcattttttaaaaatgtgtCAACACTACACACTGGTGTATGTCTCGGTCAGCAGTTTGATCAATCAAGAGCAACAAAAAATGTCTTCCTACCAAACAATAATGTAACTTTAGACCTCACTTCTTCTGCTTCAAACACTTTATTACCTTCAAACACTTCTTCTGCTAACCTTTTCACAATGCCTATTCCTTTTGTGGAGAAAACACACATAATAAGGCCAGTTATGTTGAGAAACTCTTCAAGTTGGGGTAAGCATTTTTATGAAGAGTGCATGAGGAACCGAACTCTTCATCCTCCAAAGGATGCTTTTTTAGCAGAAACAATAACAAAAGCAATGAAAACAGATCCAAGTCTTCATTCTGTGATAGCTGCTGCAGTTTCATCTATTGTGGGGCAACAAGGATATTCAGCAAGTTGCAACAATCAAGAAGGGTCAGAGATTCTTATACCTTCAACTCAATTGGGATCTTCCATTCCCTTCAATCAAAGTAACAAAGGATACATAGAAATAGAAGGGTACTTCAAAAGATTGTTGTCCTCAAGTTCTGGTGCTGGAGACATGCTTCCATAG